The following proteins are co-located in the Bacteroidales bacterium genome:
- a CDS encoding aminotransferase class V-fold PLP-dependent enzyme, translating to MSELEIYFNQYRKNIIGIDSEIDTPYGRKKLIYADWIASGRLYGPIEKRMLEDIGPMIGNTHSESTSTGKAMTDAYHMSQKIVKRHVNANDDDILIFTGTGMTSAIAKLQRILGLKVPEQAINFCTFTNGVYQKCKDIPNGNRPVVFLTHTEHHSNHTSWFETLADVVVLEPSADLKVDPDSLRKEIIKYKDRPLLIGSFSACSNVTGYVPPFKELAKIMHEHNGYCFVDFAASAPYVDIDMHPANKMEQLDAIFFSPHKFLGGPGSAGVLIFSKALYKNDIPDSPGGGTVKWTNRWGGYSYISDIEVKEDGGTPGFLQGIRAALSVKLKEKMGTAKMHQREKELISIAFSRLSKIKGVHILADNVNERLGVFSFYIDNIHHNLVTRLLNDRFGIQVRGGCSCAGTYGHFLLDVDFSMSKEITDRIDAGDLSMKPGWIRLSLHPTMTDEELLFITDAIRQTVENVSEWQKDYCYDRHTNEFNHCSSPDSSKAVADWFNL from the coding sequence ATGTCAGAGCTTGAAATATACTTTAATCAATACAGGAAGAATATAATCGGTATTGATTCTGAAATCGATACACCATACGGCAGGAAGAAACTTATCTACGCTGACTGGATAGCCAGCGGACGGCTGTATGGTCCTATTGAAAAGAGGATGCTGGAGGATATCGGACCGATGATTGGCAACACTCACTCTGAATCAACATCAACCGGTAAAGCTATGACAGATGCGTATCATATGTCGCAGAAGATTGTAAAGCGACATGTAAATGCAAATGATGATGATATCCTGATATTTACAGGAACCGGTATGACTTCTGCTATAGCCAAGCTTCAGAGAATACTTGGACTCAAAGTACCCGAACAGGCTATAAATTTCTGCACCTTTACAAACGGAGTATATCAAAAGTGCAAAGATATTCCAAACGGAAACAGACCGGTAGTATTTTTGACACACACAGAACACCATTCAAATCATACCTCCTGGTTCGAAACACTTGCAGATGTAGTTGTTCTTGAACCATCGGCCGATCTCAAAGTCGATCCTGATTCTTTACGGAAAGAGATTATCAAATATAAAGACAGGCCCCTTCTGATAGGTTCATTTTCTGCCTGTTCAAATGTTACAGGCTATGTGCCTCCTTTCAAAGAGCTGGCTAAGATAATGCATGAACACAATGGTTATTGTTTCGTTGATTTTGCCGCTTCTGCTCCCTATGTTGATATTGATATGCATCCCGCAAATAAAATGGAACAGCTTGATGCCATCTTCTTCTCTCCCCACAAGTTTCTTGGCGGTCCGGGAAGTGCAGGTGTTCTGATCTTCAGCAAAGCCCTTTATAAGAATGACATACCGGACTCACCCGGAGGCGGTACTGTTAAATGGACAAACCGGTGGGGCGGATACAGTTATATCAGCGATATTGAGGTAAAAGAGGACGGAGGCACTCCCGGTTTCCTGCAGGGGATCAGAGCGGCTCTCTCTGTAAAACTTAAGGAAAAGATGGGTACTGCTAAAATGCATCAGCGGGAAAAGGAGCTTATCAGCATAGCATTCAGCCGGTTATCGAAAATAAAAGGAGTCCATATTCTGGCTGACAACGTCAATGAAAGGCTTGGTGTGTTTTCTTTTTACATTGATAATATTCATCATAATCTTGTTACAAGACTGCTTAACGACAGGTTTGGGATACAGGTAAGAGGAGGATGTTCCTGTGCAGGGACTTATGGACATTTCCTTCTAGATGTTGATTTCAGCATGTCGAAAGAGATTACAGATAGAATTGATGCCGGTGACTTATCAATGAAACCGGGCTGGATAAGGTTATCACTTCATCCGACTATGACTGATGAGGAATTGCTGTTTATTACAGATGCTATCAGACAAACAGTAGAGAATGTATCAGAATGGCAGAAAGATTATTGCTACGACAGACATACGAATGAATTTAACCATTGCAGTTCACCTGACAGCTCCAAAGCTGTTGCAGATTGGTTTAATTTATGA
- a CDS encoding TonB-dependent receptor: MKTNLLVLFFFLIYIPSLHSQKKTDANIIGHVTSGGEHVHFATVSIPGTTVGTSTDETGHFQLINMPLGKHIIRAYSIGYKAVEKEVVLKAGETIELNFELDPDMLGLDEIVVTADRGEIKRVESASIVNTLSPKLFTSTQSVTLSEGLNFSPGLRMENNCQNCGFSQVRMNGMEGPYSQILINSRPIFSGLAGVYGLELIPANMIEKVEVVRGGGSAIYGSNAIAGTINIILKEPESSTYEAGFNSNFTGVGVSGSGGAAPDYSANFNTSIVSADSKTGFSLIGFTRKRDIFDANNDGYSELSQLSSITLGTTIYHKFGLRNKLSVDFYNINEARDGGNRLDYTVHERDIAESLKHDIKAGAVTFEQYFRGYDLLSVYFSTQLLDRDSYYGANRTLSSYGKSKDITYNIGFQYKAVFDKSTLIGGIENTSGALKDYKMGYPDYQNAVINNDTITSVPHTDNTIIADQKTGTTGLFLQYDLKMNRLKLGFGGRFEHFAITDNFNPAGNNSGNVISPRINIMYEVAKPLQARVSYSQGYRAPQIFNEDLHIEASGSRKIIIVNDPGLKQEKSHSVMASLDFNRLLGTVNTGFLAEFFYTRLTDAFVNEIGSPDEEGTVYYTRMNAPGGATVSGLNMELRLKPLTQFSVTGGFTIQKSTYDEPQRFSEKIFFRTPADYGFLIADWDFTDNFCLSSSFNYTGKMLVPYFGPNTDPVTGELRKSESFFDLGLKISHTVKINGASVQWYAGMKNIFNSYQSDFDSGVNRDPSYIYGPVSPRTIYLGIRFGNMLN, translated from the coding sequence ATGAAAACAAATTTATTGGTTCTGTTCTTTTTTCTCATTTATATACCATCCCTTCATTCTCAGAAAAAGACAGATGCTAACATTATTGGTCATGTAACAAGCGGCGGAGAACATGTTCATTTTGCTACTGTAAGCATTCCGGGTACCACAGTCGGAACATCCACTGATGAAACGGGCCATTTCCAGCTAATCAATATGCCATTAGGCAAGCATATCATCAGGGCATATTCAATAGGATACAAGGCTGTTGAAAAAGAAGTTGTTTTGAAAGCCGGTGAAACAATTGAACTGAATTTCGAACTTGATCCCGACATGCTCGGACTTGATGAAATAGTTGTAACAGCTGACAGGGGTGAAATAAAAAGAGTTGAATCGGCTTCAATAGTAAATACACTCTCTCCAAAACTTTTTACATCGACACAATCTGTGACCCTCAGCGAAGGATTAAATTTCTCACCCGGACTCAGAATGGAGAATAATTGTCAGAACTGCGGATTCTCACAGGTAAGGATGAATGGCATGGAAGGACCATATTCCCAGATACTTATCAACAGCAGACCAATATTCAGCGGACTGGCCGGAGTATACGGACTAGAGCTGATACCTGCAAATATGATTGAAAAGGTTGAGGTGGTTCGCGGAGGCGGTTCTGCTATCTACGGCAGCAATGCAATTGCAGGCACAATAAATATCATTCTTAAAGAACCTGAATCGAGTACTTATGAAGCCGGATTTAATTCAAATTTCACCGGAGTGGGAGTATCGGGTTCCGGGGGGGCAGCACCGGACTATTCTGCAAATTTTAACACATCTATCGTATCAGCCGATAGCAAAACAGGCTTCTCTCTGATAGGTTTTACAAGGAAAAGAGACATATTCGATGCAAATAATGACGGTTATTCAGAACTTTCCCAATTGTCTTCAATAACCTTAGGAACAACAATTTATCACAAGTTCGGATTAAGAAATAAACTCTCAGTAGATTTTTATAATATTAATGAGGCCCGCGACGGCGGGAACAGGCTTGATTATACTGTTCATGAAAGAGATATCGCAGAATCTCTGAAACATGATATTAAAGCCGGAGCAGTTACATTTGAACAATATTTCAGGGGTTATGACCTGCTTTCTGTTTACTTTTCAACCCAGCTTCTCGATCGCGACTCCTATTATGGCGCCAATCGCACTCTCAGCAGCTACGGTAAGTCAAAGGACATCACATATAACATTGGATTTCAATATAAAGCTGTATTTGATAAATCCACACTTATCGGAGGAATAGAAAACACATCAGGGGCTCTGAAAGATTACAAAATGGGATATCCCGATTATCAAAACGCTGTAATAAACAATGATACAATCACCTCGGTACCTCATACAGACAACACAATTATAGCCGATCAGAAAACAGGAACCACAGGACTCTTTTTACAGTATGATCTTAAGATGAACAGGCTGAAGCTTGGTTTTGGCGGACGATTTGAACATTTTGCCATTACAGATAATTTTAATCCTGCAGGTAATAACTCAGGAAATGTTATCAGTCCCAGGATAAATATTATGTATGAAGTGGCCAAACCATTACAGGCCAGGGTAAGTTATTCCCAAGGTTACAGGGCCCCGCAGATCTTTAACGAAGACCTTCACATTGAGGCTTCAGGTTCAAGAAAGATTATCATAGTTAATGACCCCGGACTTAAACAGGAAAAGAGTCACAGTGTAATGGCTTCCCTTGACTTTAACAGGCTGCTGGGCACTGTTAATACAGGCTTCCTTGCCGAATTCTTCTATACCAGGTTAACTGATGCATTTGTTAATGAAATAGGCTCTCCGGATGAAGAGGGAACAGTCTACTATACACGCATGAACGCACCGGGAGGTGCAACAGTGAGCGGATTGAATATGGAACTGAGGTTAAAACCCTTAACACAATTTTCTGTCACCGGAGGCTTCACGATTCAGAAAAGCACATATGATGAACCCCAAAGGTTCAGTGAGAAAATATTTTTCAGGACACCTGCTGACTATGGATTCCTGATTGCAGACTGGGATTTTACAGACAATTTCTGCCTTTCATCCTCGTTCAATTATACCGGCAAAATGCTTGTACCTTATTTTGGTCCGAACACAGACCCTGTGACTGGTGAATTAAGAAAATCGGAATCCTTTTTCGACCTTGGATTAAAAATATCACATACAGTTAAGATCAATGGAGCATCAGTTCAGTGGTATGCAGGTATGAAAAACATTTTCAACTCATACCAGTCTGATTTCGACTCAGGTGTCAACAGGGATCCCTCATATATCTATGGCCCTGTTTCGCCAAGAACGATATATCTGGGAATAAGGTTCGGAAACATGCTTAACTAA
- a CDS encoding alkaline phosphatase: MHLQLHKIRRISLSVFLTVLSVTFITCTPARYSASKKQPEIRNVILMIGDGMGLATMSSAITVSDHPLNITRCKTIGLQKTSSANKYITDSAAAGTALATGNKTNNGVIGMDSTGVRVKSILEIAEENGLATGLVSTSSVTHATPASFIAHQESRGSYEDIALDFLKTDVDVLIGGGYDHFAKRKDNLNLIDSLKARGYEVMNSMNQVLGSTSGKIAGLVAPVHTPYRLKGRGEMLPQSSSKAIEILSKNKKGFFLMIEGSQIDWAGHANAADTLVDETIDFDNAVGKVLDFAEADGHTLVIITADHETGGVTITDGDIQTHKVKLNFSSKDHTPILIPVFAFGPGSENFNGIYENTEIFQKIRNSFRFDLNK, from the coding sequence ATGCATTTACAATTACATAAAATAAGAAGGATCTCATTATCAGTATTTTTAACTGTATTAAGTGTAACTTTTATCACCTGTACCCCTGCCAGGTACTCTGCTTCGAAAAAGCAGCCTGAAATCAGGAATGTTATACTAATGATTGGCGACGGGATGGGACTAGCCACAATGTCATCGGCAATAACTGTCTCAGACCACCCGCTGAACATTACCAGATGCAAGACAATTGGCTTGCAAAAAACAAGCTCTGCAAACAAATATATCACAGATTCTGCTGCAGCCGGCACAGCACTCGCAACCGGTAATAAAACAAACAATGGAGTAATTGGAATGGATTCCACGGGAGTGCGGGTTAAATCAATTCTGGAAATCGCAGAAGAAAATGGACTGGCCACGGGCCTTGTTTCTACTTCTTCAGTAACACATGCCACTCCTGCATCATTTATTGCACACCAGGAAAGCAGGGGAAGCTATGAGGATATAGCTCTGGATTTTCTGAAGACTGATGTTGATGTCTTAATTGGCGGTGGTTATGATCATTTTGCAAAAAGAAAAGATAATCTTAACCTTATTGACAGCCTTAAAGCCAGAGGTTATGAGGTTATGAATTCAATGAATCAGGTTCTGGGCTCAACCTCTGGTAAAATTGCCGGACTTGTTGCTCCTGTTCATACACCATACAGGCTTAAAGGAAGAGGAGAAATGTTGCCACAATCATCTTCCAAAGCAATTGAGATACTGAGTAAAAATAAAAAGGGATTCTTCCTTATGATCGAAGGTTCTCAGATTGACTGGGCCGGACATGCAAATGCAGCTGATACACTCGTTGACGAAACAATTGATTTTGATAATGCAGTTGGTAAGGTACTTGATTTTGCAGAAGCAGACGGACATACCCTTGTTATAATAACAGCCGATCACGAAACGGGAGGAGTGACAATAACCGATGGTGATATTCAGACACATAAGGTGAAACTGAACTTCTCATCAAAAGATCATACACCCATACTTATTCCGGTCTTTGCCTTCGGCCCTGGTTCGGAGAACTTTAACGGAATTTATGAAAACACAGAGATCTTCCAGAAAATCCGTAATAGTTTTAGATTTGACCTGAACAAATAA
- a CDS encoding OsmC family protein, which yields MSKETVNTRWLKNMAFETEVSGHKFTMDAGHQVGGENLGPRPKPLMLAALGGCTGMDVISILGKMRVEVDSFNVVVEGELTEEHPKHFTKMHVIYEFKGKDLPLEKLQKAIDLSEERYCGVSAVYRKTMEVTSEIRIIES from the coding sequence ATGAGTAAAGAGACCGTTAATACCCGATGGCTTAAAAATATGGCCTTTGAAACTGAAGTGAGCGGACATAAATTCACTATGGATGCCGGCCATCAGGTAGGCGGAGAGAACCTCGGTCCCCGTCCAAAGCCACTTATGCTCGCCGCATTGGGTGGCTGTACAGGAATGGATGTGATCTCAATACTCGGTAAAATGAGGGTTGAAGTTGACAGTTTTAATGTGGTTGTTGAAGGTGAACTGACAGAAGAACACCCAAAACACTTCACAAAAATGCATGTTATCTATGAGTTTAAAGGCAAAGATCTGCCTCTCGAGAAATTACAGAAAGCTATCGATCTTTCTGAGGAAAGATATTGCGGGGTGAGTGCTGTTTATAGAAAAACTATGGAGGTCACTTCGGAAATACGAATTATTGAATCTTAA
- a CDS encoding DUF1847 domain-containing protein, producing the protein MNLKLIMEENDQIKLYSDEDKHILKIAEDSLDSKLDRVEEIIEYAREAGLKKIGIANCTVFNKEAQLLSEILSENGFTVETVNCKYGKIPFTDLVDGYKGISCNPAGQANYLEEKGTELNIMMGLCLGHDMIFNSKSKAPVTPLVVKDRVLQHYSLDKLRKS; encoded by the coding sequence TTGAATCTTAAACTGATTATGGAGGAAAACGATCAGATAAAACTGTATAGTGATGAAGATAAGCATATTCTGAAGATTGCTGAAGATTCATTAGACTCAAAACTCGACAGGGTGGAGGAGATAATAGAATATGCCAGAGAAGCCGGTTTGAAAAAAATCGGAATAGCAAACTGTACCGTTTTCAATAAGGAAGCACAGCTTCTATCGGAAATTCTTTCTGAAAATGGTTTTACTGTGGAAACTGTTAATTGTAAGTACGGTAAAATTCCTTTCACTGATCTGGTAGATGGTTACAAAGGAATCTCATGTAATCCGGCCGGTCAGGCTAATTACCTCGAAGAAAAAGGGACTGAACTCAATATTATGATGGGACTCTGCCTTGGCCATGATATGATTTTCAATTCAAAATCCAAAGCTCCTGTAACACCTCTTGTTGTCAAAGACAGGGTATTGCAGCATTATTCACTGGATAAACTCAGGAAATCATAA
- a CDS encoding ferritin — MGQKGRSIVKMDVDELINLLNKALSDEWLAYYQYWIGAKVVKGPMKDAVIAELTLHATEELGHAELLSTRIVQLGGTPVLSPEEWSKLTNCGYDAPTDGYVEVILDQNIKGEQCAIKVYSDLLDITRVGDPVTYNIILQILSDEVEHEEDLSSLKEDLELMLERRR, encoded by the coding sequence ATGGGACAAAAAGGAAGATCTATCGTAAAAATGGATGTTGATGAATTAATCAACTTACTGAACAAAGCCTTATCAGATGAGTGGCTGGCTTACTATCAATACTGGATTGGTGCTAAAGTAGTTAAGGGTCCGATGAAGGATGCAGTTATTGCTGAGCTTACCTTGCACGCTACTGAGGAACTGGGACATGCAGAATTATTATCGACCAGAATTGTCCAGCTTGGAGGGACTCCCGTTTTATCTCCGGAAGAGTGGTCAAAACTTACAAATTGCGGTTATGATGCTCCGACAGACGGATATGTTGAGGTCATTCTCGATCAGAACATTAAAGGTGAACAGTGTGCTATTAAAGTATATAGTGATTTACTCGATATAACAAGGGTCGGCGACCCAGTTACATATAACATTATTCTTCAGATATTATCTGATGAAGTGGAACATGAAGAAGACCTCTCTTCTCTAAAAGAAGATCTGGAACTGATGCTTGAAAGAAGAAGGTAA